The sequence TTCGACGCCGGTCGCGACCGTTCGGATGCCGAGCCGATTGGCAAGGGCAAGGCTCGCCTCGACGATCGCCCGCTGCGACGCATCGCGCAGCGCGCCTTGCACGAAGCTCCTGTCGATCTTCAATTCGTCGAACGGCACGTCGCGAAGCTGCGCCAATGAGGACTGGCGAGTGCCGAACTCGTCCATCGAGACGCTCGCCCCCTTCAGGCGCAGCCTCGTCAAGACATCGAGCGACGCCACGCGGTCGCTCGTGAACCGCGTTTCGGTCACTTCCACGACCAAGTCGGACAGCTCGGCGCCGGCGCCCTCCGCAATGCGCACGACCGCCTCCGGAAAATGCAGCGTCTTCACGCTGTCCATCGAGCAATTGATGGCGATCTTGAAGTACGGCGAGAACTGCTTCTTCCACTCGCGCGCGCAAGCGAGCGCCGATTTGAGAAGGCCCTGCGTCAGATCGTCGATGAGCCCGTGCTCCTCGGCCATGCCGATGAAGCAAGCGGGTGCGATCAAGCCCAGCCTGGGATGCCGCCAGCGAACGAGCGCCTCGGCCCCCACGATGGCGCCCGTTGCCGTTGCGACCTTGGGCTGGTAGTAGTTGACGATTTCGCCGTTCGAAATGGCCGCTTTGAGGGCTTCCGGCTCGAAGTCGAACGCACTGCTGTTTTCCGCCTGCCTGCCCACGCTTTGCGGGACGCCGCTCAGGCACTCCCGCAACTGTTCCTGCGTCAGCGGCTTGGTCAGCGATCCGAGCACGCGCAGCCCTTGGGCCGAAGCGAGCCGCTCGGCGGTTTTCAAGAGCCGCGGGTTCTCGCCGCTCACCAGCATGAGCGTGCCTTCATAGCGCGCTTTCGCAAGCTGCCGCACGAATTCGATGCCATCCATTTCCGGCATTTGCAGGTCGCTGCAGACCAGGTCGATCGATTCGCCGCCCGCTTCGAG comes from Trinickia violacea and encodes:
- a CDS encoding EAL domain-containing response regulator, with the protein product MNTPERTTKVLIVDDEPFALKLLSRQLNQLGFQEVFSCERAQEALAMLEAGGESIDLVCSDLQMPEMDGIEFVRQLAKARYEGTLMLVSGENPRLLKTAERLASAQGLRVLGSLTKPLTQEQLRECLSGVPQSVGRQAENSSAFDFEPEALKAAISNGEIVNYYQPKVATATGAIVGAEALVRWRHPRLGLIAPACFIGMAEEHGLIDDLTQGLLKSALACAREWKKQFSPYFKIAINCSMDSVKTLHFPEAVVRIAEGAGAELSDLVVEVTETRFTSDRVASLDVLTRLRLKGASVSMDEFGTRQSSLAQLRDVPFDELKIDRSFVQGALRDASQRAIVEASLALANRLGIRTVATGVENAEDWTFVRTTSCEIAQGFFIARPMPPEDLPRWAADWRIRLPDLLAEAAI